The Bactrocera neohumeralis isolate Rockhampton unplaced genomic scaffold, APGP_CSIRO_Bneo_wtdbg2-racon-allhic-juicebox.fasta_v2 ctg1407, whole genome shotgun sequence genomic sequence AATTTTAGATTACGATCTTTTGaaactatatttaaaatactaGATTTATAAGAAGGGCCGCGAAATTGATGCCACTTTTAATTATCTTACTCACTTACTCCCACTATAGTTCCCGtctattttccttatttttggtATACTTGTTCAAGCTGCATGTCATAACTACTGTGGACACAAaagccaaattttttaaatttaaatttggcgcGAAAATAAactcgtcgaaatattttttttaagtctgtATTGACATCTGACAtatacgatgagtgaaattattcaacagaGAACTTTAACCAAACTTGGTTTGTGGAATCAAATAAATCGAGCAGAAACGatcagaatgttgaaaaaggattttggaaataattgttgacagttttcttcgattactgAGGTGTGGTGAACTCCGATTTTCTTCCGAACGGCCAAACAGTCAACCTCTTACCAGTCAACagtcttggtttttgcaccacgataatgcactgtCGTATACTGTCTTGATTATTCGtgaatttttcgccaaattttcaaccacaATCCGCAACCATCGTGTTCGCCTGACTTAGCTTCGTATGACTTCTGGATATTTAGCAAACTCGAAGCAACCCTCTGGGAAACCGTTTtcagtcaattgaagacattaaaagtgaagaaaatctttctaatttttgctcatagtagcacttcttatatattataaaactacaaattttagTCTCTTCAAATTGAATTTGATGTCTTGGAGGATTATACACAGAAGTACATATTCTTGCTTGTTGAGTTTCAGTAAGATAAGGTCAGTGTTTAAAAAACTTCAGTCGAATTAGCAGAAGTCGCGATATTGTTGCTATTCGCTACTTTAACTGCGAGCGATAGCAAAAAGTATGCAAGTGCTTTTGCTTctgcttctgaaaaaatcagaagtcgcaGTCGAAGCATAgacaaaaatcaaacagctacgaaaatcagaaatcagcataAGTCGCCGTTGTTCgttttctgctttctgctttgctgtAGCTTTCGATCGTATACATAAGTTGCCGCAGCAGCTATCGACAACTTTTGACAGTCGTCGGCAGTCACAGTCGCGAAAAACGAGGCATTCgacttattgttgcttttgatttttgtcgctgttgctttcgatcagcagcgtaagtcgaaaaaagcaagaagcgtCCGATTCGTGGAAGTCACCGGCAGTCGCCGTCTTGTTCTTTTTGCTCTTTTGCTTTTACTTGCAATTAGAAGTTCTTTCGGAAGTCGTCAGCAGTCGAAGCCTCAAAAAACGAGGCATTCgacttattgttgcttttgatttttgattttgacgCTGCTGCTTTCAATTCCTTGACTATTTCATCGTCGTTTTTAAGATTATTTGTATTAAGTCTGCAGCAAGAAAAAGACCTAACCAGCTATGGCACCAAGTGTAGTGTGGAATTATTTTCAGAACAAAGTAGCTGAGGGTCTAGCCATATGCAATATATGCAAAAACTCTCTTAAAAACAATAGAGTGTCTAATTTAAAAACGTATCTTACCAAACAGCACAAAATCGATTTGTGCAATCTTGAAAATCTTGAATCGGTATCAACAACTTCGTCGAATAAAATTACacggaaaaagaaaataaaaattgaagttaacaaaaaacagctgttaagaTCGTATATTGGATTAATAACGGAAAATAGCATtccttttaatgttttaaattcacAAAACATGCGAAATATCGTCGATCCAATTTGTGAAGGTCTTAAAAGTGCAGATGGAAAAAAATGACATTAAATACAGCAAACTGCAAAAATACATTAGAAATAGTGGCAAATAATATAAGGGCTGACATAACAAATAAACTTAAGAACAcactattatctttaaaaattgaCAGTGCAACACGAATGTCAAGAAATATTTTCGGAATTAGTGCTCAATATATAAGTGCGGCTGAAATAAAATCTGTTATCTTGGGAATGATTGAGTTGAAAGGACAAGGGTCGAGTGGAGCGAAAAATCTTGCAGCTGAGGTGGTGAAAGTGCTTAATATTTATAGtattaatttaaatcaaatcgTCTCCATTACTTCTGACAACGGAGCAAATATGGTTAAAACAAccaatattttatcatttgtttccgaggaatatattgaaaatgaCGACGAAGAGTGCACCAACGATGATTAtctaaacaaaattgaatatgTAGAAACCATACCACATGTATTAATAGGCAATATACAAGTTTGTCGTTGTGCTGCACATACAGCGCAACTGGTTGCTATTGATGTTACTAAGTCATTGGACATATTGAAGTCGTTATTGAATTGcagaaatttgacaaaatatataaaaaaaacgtcCAACGGGTATCGTGAAATATTTGaactgaaaaaattgaaaatgccaCAACTTGATTGTCCAACCAGATGGGGATCTACCTTTACAATGTTAGAAAACTTGATTGAAGCGAAAGACATTTTAAGCAAAATTGAATCCATTAGAAACAAAACACCGgaagaaaattttgatataGATTCATCGTTTTGGGAATTTATTGAGACTTATTGCAAAGTGTTTAGCCCCttgcaaaaaacaataaaaaagtttcaagaGGAACAATTGCATTACAGTAATTTCTACGCCCAATGGCTTAAGCTGAAAATTTCTAcagagaaaatagtacgagaaTCAAGTCAGCAATTAACAAAAACGATTGGAAATCAAATTATAAGTTCTATAGAAAAACGAAccgaaatattgttaaaaaacaaatttgtaatttcgtGCTTGTTTTTGGATCCCCGGTTTCAGCATATATTGTccttgcaacaaaaaaatgatgCAATCATTCATTTGAAATACATTTGGGACAGACTATGTAGTTTAAACCCTACTGGCAATATGTGCACAACGCCGAATTCCTCCAAAACtcaaatggaaaattatttttttgatgaagAAGACGCATTGTTGGAGGCATACCTATCGCAAGGGGTTCAAACGGAAGGAAACAGTACTATGGATGTTTAttccaaaattgaaaatctCCAGCTTCCATATCAAAGGCTTGACACTGACGTATTAACTTACTGGAAGGAAAAGCAGTACACAGATCAGGAGTTATACGCCATAAGTAATGTTTGTTATGCTGTACCACCAACTCAGGTAAAATGCGAATGACGTAATTAATTGAAGCATTTTTattcttttgattattttataacAGGTATCAATCGAACGAGCATTCTCCGCGCTCAGACTGGTGCTTACTGACTACCGCAACCGCTTAAGCCAGGATGTTCTTGAGAACATATTATTGGTCAAACTAAATCCCAGTTTATTGGACCATGCCATCGACACCTTGCCTCTTtttgaagatgaagatgaataatttaaaattataatgttttttttaatatacatatgtacatacacgttTAATCattgaagtttttataaaaatatacatttgtatgtacttcTTTTCTCAACTGCTTATTTTACTTATGCTGCTAATTGAAAGCAGCAGcgtcaaaatcaaaaatcaaaagcaacaataagtcGAATGCCTCGTTTTTTGAGGCTTCGACTGCTGACGACTTCCGAAAGAACTTCTAATTGCAAGTAAAAGCAAAAGAGCAAAAAGAACAAGACGGCGACTGCCGGTGACTTCCACGAATCGGacgcttcttgcttttttcgacttacgctgctgatcgaaagcaacagcgacaaaaatcaaaagcaacaataagtcGAATGCCTCGTTTTTCGCGACTGTGACTGCCGACGACTGTCAAAAGTTGTCGATAGCTGCTGCGGCAACTTATGTATACGATCGAAAGCTacagcaaagcagaaagcagaaaaacgaataacggcgacttatgctgatttctgattttcgtagctgtttgaatttttgtctaTGCTTCGACtgcgacttctgattttttcagaagcagTAGCAGAAGCAAAATCATATAAACTGAAACTTGCCACAGTTTTTTAAACGCTGGATAAGGTTTATAACTTTTT encodes the following:
- the LOC126766494 gene encoding zinc finger BED domain-containing protein 4-like, with the translated sequence MIELKGQGSSGAKNLAAEVVKVLNIYSINLNQIVSITSDNGANMVKTTNILSFVSEEYIENDDEECTNDDYLNKIEYVETIPHVLIGNIQVCRCAAHTAQLVAIDVTKSLDILKSLLNCRNLTKYIKKTSNGYREIFELKKLKMPQLDCPTRWGSTFTMLENLIEAKDILSKIESIRNKTPEENFDIDSSFWEFIETYCKVFSPLQKTIKKFQEEQLHYSNFYAQWLKLKISTEKIVRESSQQLTKTIGNQIISSIEKRTEILLKNKFVISCLFLDPRFQHILSLQQKNDAIIHLKYIWDRLCSLNPTGNMCTTPNSSKTQMENYFFDEEDALLEAYLSQGVQTEGNSTMDVYSKIENLQLPYQRLDTDVLTYWKEKQYTDQELYAISNVCYAVPPTQVSIERAFSALRLVLTDYRNRLSQDVLENILLVKLNPSLLDHAIDTLPLFEDEDE